Proteins encoded together in one Miscanthus floridulus cultivar M001 chromosome 16, ASM1932011v1, whole genome shotgun sequence window:
- the LOC136512980 gene encoding uncharacterized protein → MARFILSLMELGVSATVHMLFGLYVFSTAVAADILQAAAASRCLLLRRPGAPPAAPGSAEGAALVDVAAAGESDERRGAAPVILDASPPPIVLVHGIFGFGKGRLGGLSYFAGAEKKDDRVLVPDLGSLTSIHDRARELFYYLKGGQVDYGEEHSKACGHNRFGRIYHTGHYPVWDDHNPVHFVGHSAGAQVVRVLHQMLADKAFPGHDTSEDWVLSLTSLSGALNGTTRTYYDGMLVEDCRSMKSICLLQLCRLGVIVYDWLDIPWLKNYYNFGFDHYEMSRRKVGFSGLINLLLGHTGPFASGDWILPDLTIQGSMKLNSTLRTFPNTFYSSYATKKTRKLFGITVPSSVLGVHPILFLRVLQMCMWRHPQNAPLPYKGYRDEDWEDNDGALNTISMTHPRIPIEHPHRFVVDDSDCHPLQPGIWYYKIIEADHILFIVNRERAGVQFDLLYDGIFQRCRKHAFRKSPPTVPNETSQ, encoded by the exons ATGGCGCGGTTCATCCTGAGCCTGATGGAGCTCGGGGTCAGCGCCACCGTGCACATGCTCTTCGGCCTCTACGTCTTCAGCACGGCCGTCGCCGCCGACATCTTGCAGGCGGCCGCGGCGTCGAGGTGCCTCCTGCTGCGCCGCCCAGGGGCGCCTCCCGCGGCCCCAGGCTCGGCCGAGGGCGCGGCGCTTGTCGACGTCGCCGCCGCGGGGGAGAGCGACGAGCGCAGGGGCGCCGCGCCCGTCATCCTCGACGCCTCGCCGCCGCCCATCGTCCTCGTCCACGGCATCTTCGGCTTCGGCAAAGGG AGGCTCGGTGGCCTCTCCTACTTCGCCGGCGCCGAGAAGAAGGACGACCGCGTGCTCGTCCCGGATTTGGGGTCGCTCACCAGCATCCATGACAG GGCGCGCGAGCTGTTCTACTACCTCAAGGGCGGGCAGGTGGACTACGGCGAGGAGCACAGCAAGGCTTGCGGCCACAACAGGTTTGGGAGAATATATCACACAG GGCACTATCCTGTGTGGGACGACCACAACCCGGTGCATTTTGTCGGGCACTCTGCCGGCGCGCAGGTTGTGAGGGTGCTGCATCAGATGCTTGCCGACAAG GCTTTCCCTGGACATGATACTTCTGAAGATTGGGTTCTGAGCCTGACTTCCTTGTCTGGTGCACTTAATGGAACCACAAGAACTTACTACGATGGCATGCT GGTTGAAGATTGTAGGTCCATGAAATCTATCTGTCTTCTTCAGCTCTGCCGGCTCGGAGTTATTGTCTATGATTGGCTAGATATTCCTTGGCTGAAGAATTACTACAATTTTGGTTTTGACCACTATGAGATGTCACGGAGGAAAGTAGGCTTTTCAGGTCTAATTAATCTGCTTTTGGGGCACACGGGCCCATTTGCCAGCGGAGATTGGATTCTACCTGACCTCACAATCCAAGGATCCATGAAACTAAACTCTACACTTAGGACCTTTCCCAATACATTCTACTCCAGTTATGCTACAAAGAAAACAAGGAAATTATTTGGAATTACAGTGCCTTCAAGTGTTCTTGGAGTGCACCCCATTCTCTTTCTGAGAGTCCTCCAGATGTGTATGTGGCGGCACCCTCAAAATGCACCTCTGCCTTACAAAGGATACAG GGATGAAGATTGGGAAGACAATGATGGGGCTTTGAACACGATCTCTATGACACACCCCCGCATTCCCATCGAGCATCCACACCGTTTTGTAGTGGACGATTCTGACTGCCATCCTTTGCAACCTGGGATATG GTATTACAAGATTATTGAAGCTGACCACATTCTATTCATTGTGAATCGGGAAAGAGCTGGAGTGCAGTTCGATTTGCTGTACGATGGCATTTTTCAGCGCTGCAGAAAGCATGCCTTTAGGAAGAGCCCACCTACTGTACCAAACGAAACAAGTCAATAG